The Myxococcales bacterium genomic sequence GATGTAGGCAGACGATGCAAAGCAGGGCCAGGAGTACTGTGCCTACACGCAGCCAGGCGGCGCTGGCTCCCGCCAACCGACATGTACGGTTCGCGCCATCGATCACGAACGCAGCGGGGTCTGACAGACAGTCGAATGCGAAGGCAGCCATGGCGTCCGAGGGTCGGACGATTGTATGCGCGCAATCACGACCGGCAATCCTGGTTTGCGGTCAGCGTCCGCGCCGCGAGCTTTGTGCCCTCAGCGCAGAAGGCCCGGCACGGTCATGGCGATCTCGAGCACGATCAAGATGACGATCGCCGCCTCGAGCCACACGAGGCGCCGATCACGAACCACATCGAGGATGAGCTCGAGGGCTTCCTGCACGCTGCGCAACCGCGTCTCGAGGGCGGCGAAGCGGGTGCCCAGCTCGAACTCGTCGCGCAGGTCGTCGTAGATGAGATCCATGGCGGGATCGTCCCACGTGGCGTCGGGCTTCTCGAGCAGATGCAGCACGGAGAGCACCACGTTGCGGGCGCTCACGGCCTCACCGATGAAGCGATGGAGCTGCCGCACGCCCGAGCGGCGCCGAGCCCGTTCGCCTCAGCTTCTCCACCAACTTGCCGGTTTCCTCGGACATGCGTTCAATCACGGCCTCGTAGTGGTCCATCGCCACGCTTTGCGCGAGGGTGAGCGCCACCACGCTGGCGCGCGCAAGGGGTGAGCGCATCGAGCACCAGCGCGCCCTCGTGCACGGCAAGCTCCGCGTCGGCCGCCTCGCGCACGTCGAAGGATTCCTCGGCCACCAAGGTCCCCGGCCCATCCAGGTGGCCTCGTACCCGCTCGAGGAAGGCGCTGCGTGAGGCAGCCGGCACGTTTTGAAAGGTCACCACGCCAAAGGGAAAAACGAAGGCCGTGCCCCCGTCCACCGTGACCGGCGCCACACCGGTGCCCTTGTGCGGTTGAGGCAAGAGGGTGGCGAGCGAGCGCATACGAAAGTTCTCCGCGAAGCCCACCGCGAAGAAGGTGTGCGCGTGGTCGGCAGCGGTGTGCCTTTGCCCCAGCGCCGCTAACGGGCGGGGCCGTCGTGGAGGGATCCAATGCGGCTGTGAACGGGGGCGCCGGTTCCGTGGCCATGACTCGAGTCTACCGCCGCCTGCCCGCTGGCGCTCGGCGGCTCTGCCGCGCTAACGTGAACCCGTGAAGCTCGAATTCCATGGCGCGGCGGGAGAAGTCACAGGATCGCTGCACCGCCTGGTGGTGGGTGACACGACCATCGCCCTCGATTGCGGCATGTTCCAAGGTCACCGCGCCGAGGCGAACGCCAAGAACCGAGAGCTCCCGGGCTGGGCCCGTCAGGCACACGCCGTGGTGCTGAGCCACGCCCACCTCGATCACAGCGGCAATCTGCCAACCCTCGTCAAAGCTGGCTTTGCGGGCAACATTTACGCCACGCCCGCCACCCGCGATCTGTGCAGCGTGATGCTGCGAGACAGCGCCATGATCCAGGAGCAAGATGCGCGCTACCTCAACCGCAAGCGCGAGCGCAACGGCGAAGAGGAGCCGATCGTGCCTCTATACGATGTGGAGGACGTGCAGCACACGCTGGCCCAGATGATCACCTTGCCGCTCGAGCGGCCTTTGGTGATTGGCCCCGGGGTGAAGCTCACCTTCTTCGAGGCGGGGCACGTGCTGGGCTCGGCGCTGTCCTGCCTGGATCTGGAGGAAGACGGCCGGCGGGTGCGGCTGCTCTATACGGGAGATCTCGGGCGCCGGGAGCTGCCCCTGCTCAAGACGCCAGAGACACCTTCGGGCGTCAATGTGCTCGTGATGGAGAGCACCTACGGCAACCGCAGCCACGGTCCCTATGAATCGGTCGACGAGCGGCTTGCGGAGATCGTCGGAAAGACGCTGGCGCGGAAGGGACGGGTGCTGATTCCCACGTTCGCCCTCGAACGTGCCCAAGAGGTGCTCTTTGCGCTCGGCCGTCTGCACGCGGCCCGCAAAATCCCGCGCGTGCCGATCTACATCGATAGCCCGCTCGCCATTGCCATCACCGAGATCTACAAGCTGCACCCGGAAAGCCTCGAACACGAGCTGCGCGATCGCCTGCTCGGCCGCGATGATCCCTTCTCGCCGCCCGGGCTCCGCTACGTGAGCAGCGTGGAAGACTCGCGGGCGCTTCAGGAGAGCGGCGAGCCTTGCATCGTGCTGGCGGGCTCGGGCATGTGCGAAGGTGGACGCATCCTGCACCACCTCGGCCAGGGGCTGGGCCGCGCCGAAAACAGCGTGGTGATCGTGGGCTATCAAGCGCAGCACACGCTGGGCCGCCGCTTGGTGGAGGGCCGGCGCAAGGTGCGTGTCTTCGGGGGTCGAGCGCGACGTTCGGGCCGAGGTGTACAACCTCGAGGGCCTCTCCGCACATGCCGACCGCGAAGGTCTCCTGGACTTCGCCCTGGCCCTCAAACGCCACGGGGGCCTCCACACGGTGGCCCTGGTCCACGGCGAGCCCGAGGCGCGCGACGCCTTCGCTGCGGCGCTTACGGCCAAGGGATGCCAGCGCGTCTTTTGCGGCCTGCCGGGCGACACGTTGTCGCTGTGAGCGGCCCGGCGCTCACGTGAGGGTGGCGCCGAAGCGCAGCACCCGCCGGATGATCGTGGCCTCGAGGCCGAGCCGCTCGGCGATCTCGGCGGTGCTGGGTGCGCGTCCGAGCTCGGCCTTGAGGCTGCGGGCAGCGGCCAGCACCTTGACCAGGATCTCCTGTGCTTCGTCTTGCGTGGGGCCCGGCGGGTCAGCTTCACCCACCGTGATCCCTACGGCCTCGAGGGCATCGATGAGCGCCTCGATGGCGCCGTGGTCCAGCCGGTTGTCCTCAGCGCACACGGCCAGCTCGTCGAGCGACACCTGCTGCCGCTGCTGCGATTTGAAGTTGTCGACGATGGCCCCGAGGGCATCTCGTTTGTCTCGATCCAAGTTTTTCACTCTTCCGCCGGTTGAGGCGCCCGGGGGCGCTCGAAATCACCCACACCTGCGATCGGCATCGCCAGCGCGTAAAGCGCGCCCTGCGCCGTCACATAGAGCGTTTTGCCATCCGCTCCGCCAAACGTCACGTTGGAAGGGCCGCGGGGAATCAGAAGCCGCCCCCAGCGGGCGCCGTTCGGACGGAACACCGCGATTTCGCCCGGTGAATCCGATGCGGGGCGGGCGTACGACGCGACGTAGACGTTGCCCGCGCGATCCACCGCCATGCCGTCGGTCACCCAGGTGCTGTGCCGGTCGAGGCCAAGCCCCGCCGCGAAGACTGTGGGCGCGCCGAGGCTGCCGTCCGGGTGCACGGGAAAGGCGCGCACGAGGTTTTCCAACGTGTCCGTGACGTACAGGATCCGTTCGTCAGGCGACAGCCCGATGCCGTTCGGCTTCGTGCCTTCCTCACCTTGCCATACGCGCCTGGCTTCGCCCGTGGCCGAGAGGCGCAGCACCTGGCGCACGAAGGGCAGGGTGACGTACACCATGCCATCGCTGCGCACGGTGACGTCGTTGGGCCGATCGAGGGGCTGCCCCTCGGCCTCGTGAGCGAAGACGGTCCACGCGCCCCCGGCCGGCAGGCGTACGAGGCGGTGCGCCGCGGATTCGAGCAGCACCACGTCCCCGTTCGGCAAACGCCCGAGGCCCGACGCCCCCCCGTTCGGGTCGCGCACCACCGCGCTCGTGCCGGCGGGCGTCACCTTGAAGAGCTTGTCGAGCTTCGGATCGACGAACCACAACTCCTGCCGCTCGGGCAGCCACACCGGGCCCTCGAGGTACGTAAACCCTTCAGCCACGAGCCGCGGGGGCCCGGCCTTGGCCACGGGATCTTCGGGTCCGGGAAGCGTCACGCCGGGGAGGGGGGCGTTCGGACCGCGACAACCGAGACCCGCTCCGGCACAAAGCAGCGTCGCCAGGAGCCAGGCAGCGCGCATCACCCTCGGTTACTCCCGCAGCGTGAGCACGGTAGGCGTAAAGCCCGAACGGGCCGCGTAGCTGCGGGCGATGTGGGCGCCTGCGTCCTTTGCTCGGGCTGCGTCGGCCAAGATCACCACCGAGCCGCCAAAGCCTCCCCCCGTGAGCCGCGCCCCGTAGACCCCGTCCGTTGCGCGAGCAATCTCGACGATGAGGTCGATCTCGGGCACCGACACCTGAAAGTCGTCGCGCAGCGAAGCGTGGCCTTCGTAAAGCAGGGCGCCGAGTGCGCTCAAATCCTGCTGCCGCAGGGCCGTTGCGAACGCGAGCACGCGCGCGTTTTCCTTCACCACGTGGCGGGCGCGTTTGCGTTCGGCTTCGGGCAACGCCTCGATGCGCGGTAGATCGTCCACGCTCAGGTCCCGCAGCATGCGCACGCCGAGCGCGGCGGCGGCCCGCTCGCACTCCGCGCGGCGCGTGCGGTACTCACCGCCGGCGTGGCTGTGCGTGACACCCGAGTTCAGCACCACCAAATCGATGGCGGCGGGTAGTGGCACCCGTTCGTACGCCAAGCTGCGCGTGTCCAACATCAAGGCGGTGCCCGTATCGGCGAGGCTGGATGCCATTTGATCCATCACACCCACGGGCGCGCCCACGAAGTCGGTCTCGGCCTTTTGTCCGAGGAGGGCCAGCTTCACGTCGTCGAGCTCGAGCAAAAACGCCTCGCGCAGGGCACGCAACACGGCCACCTCGAACGAGGCGCTCGAAGAGAGCCCCGCGCCGAGCGGCACGGTGGAGCTCATACGCAGGTCGAAGCCCCCGTGGTGGTAGCCCGCGCGTGACAAGGCCACCGTGACGCCCTTCAGATAGTCGCACCAGCTGCCATCCTTGGTCTCTTCGCCGAGCGTGAAGCTCACCGGCGTTCCGGTGCCGGCGTTCTCGCTCACCGCCTGCACGCGTTTGTCGGAGCGGGGCCGGAGCTCCACCGTGGTGAAGCGGGGGATGGCCGTGGGCAGCACGAACCCTTCGCTGTAGTCGGTGTGCTCACCGATGAGATTCACGCGCCCTGGGGCGCGGGCCGTCACCGTGGGGGCGTGGCCGTAAAGCGTGGCAAAGCTGGCAACGGGGGTGGAGGGGGGGGAAGAGGCGCTCATCGAGCTGTCACGACTACCACGCTTTCGCGGGGGCCACCACCGGGGCTCCACCGCTGTCGGGCTGATGGCCCGGCGGGTTTCCGGGCCTCAAAAGGCGCGCGATTGGCCCCCATCCACGGGCAGGCAGGCCCCCACCACCCAGGACGCCTTCGGTGAGGCCAAAAAGGTCACCACGGCAGCCAGCTCCTCGGGTGTGCCGAAGCGGCCCGCGGGGATCTCGCGCGTCACGAAGGCCGCGATGCCTTCGGGATCGGCCTTCTGGCGCCGCTCCCAGCCGCCGCCCGGAAACAGGATCGAGCCCGGCGCCACACAGCACACCCGCACACCCTGGCCGACGAGATCGCGCGCCATGCTCTTGCTCAGGCTCACCACGGCCGCCTTCGCCAGGTTGTAGCCCGGGGCGCCGCCGCTTTCGCGCCCCCAGATGGACGCGACGTTCACGATGGCGCTGCCCGGCTCCATCAGCGGCAGGGCGGCTTTGCTCATGAGCACGGTGGGCCACACGTTGCGATCCAGGGCCTGCTGCAGATCCGCCTCGTCCATGTCCTGAAAGGTTCGTGCGCCCGAGCCGCCCACGTTGTTCACCAAAACGTCGACACGGCCGAAGGCCTGCCGGGCGGCTTCTCCCACCGCCGAAGCCCCCGCAACGGTGCTCACGTCCGCAGCCACCGCCCGCACACGCGCGGCGCCGAAGCGGTCCCGTGCCTCCTGCCACGTGGCTTCGAGGGCCTCGGCGCCCCGGGCACAGAGCACCAGGCGACACCCCTCTTCCGCCAGCGCAAAGGCCATCGCCCGGCCGAGCCCGCGGCTCGAGCCCGTCACCACCGCCACCTTGTTCTCGAGCAAGAGATCCATGCTCGCCGGTTAGCGCGCCCGTCGTGTGCTGGCAAGCCGGGTCGCCCGCCGGGGCCGCTCCGGCAGGCGCGCGCCTTACCGGACCTGCTCGAGGAGCTGTTGGGCCTCGGTCAAGGTCGAATCCTCCTCCAGGGCGCGCTTTGCGAAAATGAGCGCCCGCTGGCGGTCGCCGTTTTTGGCTGCGATGCGGGCGCGCCGAAAGAAGCTCATGGCCACGGATAAAGGCCCTTCGTGGCCGCTCAAGCTGATGCTCTGAAGCGCCTTGAGCGCCAGATCGTCATCGCCCATCGCCTCGGCGAGATCGGCCAGCTCGGCCGCCACGGCCCCGTTGCGACGGTCGGCCTCGAGCGCCTTGCGGAGGGCAGAAAGCTGGCCCTCCGCGTCGCCCAGGCCCTCCGCGGCCCGCGCCATGCGGTGATGAAGCGCGCAGAGCTCACCCCCATCAACGCCGCGGACGTCTGTGACCAGCCGTTCCAGCATGGCCATCGCCTGGCCGTACTGGCCTGTGGCCAAAAGCGTATCGGCCAGCAGACGCTGCACCACGCGGTCTTCAGGCCGCAGCGCGAACGCCTTGTTGATCGCTCCCACGGCGGATTGCGGGTCACCCTCCTGCAGGAACAGGTCGGCCCCTTCGGTCAGCACGTGCAGGCGCTCCTCTTCATCCAAGATGGTTTCGGCAGCCTGGATCCGCAGCGCCGCCACCTTGCGACGGTCGCCCGCCTGCTCGTACATCATGGTGAGGATGTTCAGCACCGCCGGCTGGCCCGGGTGCTCTCCCAGCACCTTCTCTAAAGTGGGCATCGCTTCGTGTGCCCGGCCGAGCAGCTCGTAGGCGTGCGCCAAGCCGAGGGCGGCTTCGATGCGTGCCTCGCCCGCTTCCATCTCGACGAGGCGCAGGCACACGCGGGTCACATCTTCCCACTGGTTTGCGGTCTCGAAGCGGCCGCGCAGCGCCTGAAGCGCGTCGCGGTCCTCGGGATGGTGGTCCACCCAGCGAAAGAGCAGCTCCTGGGCCTCGTCGCCCTGGCCCTGGGCGCTGAACACGTCGGCCAGGCGGAGCATGGCCCGGCGCTCGGTGGGCAGATCGGCTTGTTCGCCCGCGCGTGCGGCCAGCAAGAACAGAGCGTCCGTGAGCGGCTCGGCCACCGCAGGCCCCTCGAGGGGGAAGGCCGCTTCCAGATCTTCGACGGCAGCCGCGACCTCCCCCGCTTCGATGTGCAGCTCGGCGCGCAGCCGATGAAGCGCGCCGCGCGCGGCGGCGAGATCGGTCCGCATGAGCGTCTCGCCCACGGCCACGATGGCGCTCGGGGCGTCCCCCATCTGGCGCAGGCAGTTCACCAGCTCACGCACCTGCGCGACGTCTGCGGGCTGCAGCGCCGCGGCCTTGCGCAACAGCGTGGCCGCGCCGGCCGTGTCGGCCAGCCTTTCGCGCCGGGTGGTGGCCGCCTGCCTCAGAATGCGGGCCGCCGCTTCGGGCTCGAAGGTGGCGAGCCGCGTGGCCTCTTCGTCCATCAACGCGGCCCAGGCGTCCCAGGCATCCTCGGCCTCGAGCCGGACCGCGAGCCGCTCGAAGAGCGAGGCCTCACCCGGTGCCCGTTGCCGTCCCTTTTCGAGAACCCGTCGTTCGGCCGGGTGATTGCCCAACGAGGCGTAAAGCTCTGCCAACTGCAGCGCCCGCGCGCCGGCCGCGGCGCCGGCCTCGTCGGCCAGCAGCGCCTCGCCGAGCGCCGCGCGTTCCTGCCTTTCGTCGTCGTCGAGCAGATCCAGCAGACTTTGCTGCAAGGACCGCTTGAGCGCGGGATCGGGAATGTGCGAGGCCAGGGCCTGCCGGTACACCTGCTTGGCTTGCGCGGTATCTGCCTTGCCCAGTAGATCACCGAGCCGCCGCGAGGTCTCGGCCTGCCAATCGGCGTCGCCTCGCACCTCGGCTTCGCGCAGGGCTTCGGACAACAAGGCCACGGCTTCCGACACATCCCCTCGCCGTTCGTGCAGCTCGGCGAGCGCCATCAGGGATTCGCGGTGTCCGGGCTCCTCCATCATCACGTCGCGGTACACCGACGAGGCCTCGGCGTCGTCCTGGCCCGTGCGCAAGAGGTGGCGGGCCCAGACGAGGCGTACCTGGATGCGATCCTGTCGGTCCAGCAGCTTCTCGAGCGTCTCGGCGATCACGGCCCGCAGTTTGTCTTCGTCGCCCAGCTGCTCATAAAGCTCGATGAGCGGCTGCCACAGCTCCTTGTCGGCGGGGTTGCGCGCCCGCAGGGTCTCGTAGACCTCGGCGGCAAGTCGGGCCCCATTGGTTTGGCGGGTGGCTTCGCGTGCCACTTCACGCAGCAGCATGGGGATGCGCGGCCCATCGGCGGCCGTCTGCGCTTCCACCAGCCATTTGAAGGCGCCGTGCAGATCGTGCCGGGCCCGCCGGCGTTGCGCCAGCTCGAAGAGCGCCCAGCCGGCCTCCCGCGCCTCGCCCTGCTGGCCCGCCAAGGCCACGGCGCGCTCGAGCAGCCGCTCGGCCCGATCGCTGTGCCCGAGGGCCACTGCCAGCTCCACCGCTTCACTCACCTCGGCCTGCGTGACGTCCTTGAAGGCGGCCCGCCGCTCGAGAAAATCGAGCAGCATGTGGTCGTCACCCGACGCGCGGGCGACCCGCTCGTAAAGCGGCATCACGCGGGGCAGTTCGTCTTCGGGCACGTTTGCTTCGCGCACGATGGCCTGGGCCCGCGCGAAGTCGGGCACACGGTCGAGCGCGGCGGCCAGGGTCTCGAGCCCGGCCCCGCGGGTCTCGGGGGCGCGCAGCTGTAGCTCCGCCACGCGGAAGCGGAGCTGGGCCTGGGCGTCCGGATCGGCGGCGCTCTCGGCAAGCCGTGCGAGGGCCCTCATCGCCCGGCTTTCCTCGTCCTTGTCGCCTGCGGCGCCGGCCAGGCGGGCCACCGCCACGAGCACGTCGGACAGGTGGTGACCGGTCTGTTCGGCGCGGGCATAGGCGCGGGCCGCCCGCTCGGGATCCTTTACGTCTTCCTCCGCCACGGTGCCCGCGCGCATCAGCAGCGTGCACATGCGCGCGCCGTCGTCCCGCCGCCGCATCTGTTCCATCGCTTCTTCGACCAGCCCGAGGTACCGCTCGGGATCACCGAGCGCGCGCGCGAGCCGCCGGCCGAGATCGTGAGCCTCGTCGAGGTCCGGGGCCTTTTCGAGTGCCAAGGCGATCGCCGCGAGCGCGTCTTCGAGCCGTTCCTGTCGCTCGAAGAGGCGGGCCTTGTCGCAGAGCGCTTGCGCCTCGGCGGCACCCGACCCCGCTGCCGCCGCGCGCTTGTCCAGCAGAGCCACGGCTCGCTCGACCTGGCCGGCCGTGAGAAAGGCCGCCTGCAGGCGCTGCGCCTCGTGCCCGCTCTGGAGCGCCAGGGCCATCGCCGAATCGAGGCGTTCGGCGGCGGTCGCCTCGTCGCCGCGGGCCTTGGCCACGGCTTCGAGCCGCAGCAGGATCTCGCCCGCCGAAAGCGGCACGTCCGTCGTATCCGTGCGGCGGGCCATCACCAGGAGGGCCTGGTAGGCGCGCTCGGCGCGATCCAGCGCCTGGGCGGACGCGGCGGTTTCGGCGAGATCCAGCAAAATGCGCAGCGTGCCCACGTCCATGGCCGAGGCCTGCTCGAGGTGGTCGAGCGCCGCGGGCAGATCGCCTTCCGCACGCGCCACGAGGGCCAGCTGGTGATGAATCGCGGCTCGTTCCTTCGAGCGGCGCCGGCCCATCTCTTCGAGCAGCGCTGCGAGGACCTTGCGGGCCTCTTCGTTGCGTCCTGCCACGCGCAAGCTCTCGGCCAGGCGCGTGCGTAGCCCCCGCTCGGCAGGCAGCCTGCGCAAGGCCAGTTCGAGAACGCTCACGGCGCGCTCGGGCTCTGCCAGCTCACCCTGGTAAAGAGCCGCAGCCTCCTGCGCGTAAGCCAGGAGCTGCTTGCTGGAAAGCGCCTCGGCGCAGCCCGCGGCCAGCGTCCGTGCCAGCGGTTCCCAGGCCTCGGCGTCACGGTACGTGTCCACCAGCAGGGCGCGCAGCTCGTGTGCCGCCGGCGCCTCGGCCAGCGCGCGCTCCAGGGTGCCCGTGGCCCGGTGCCGCTGCCCGCTGGCCAGATAAGCGTGCGCGAGCCGCAGGCAAACGTCGCTGCGTTCACCGCCCTCGGCGTGAACCAACCGCTGCTCGAGCCAGGCGGCCGCTGCCCGCGGCTCGGCCTTCGCCATGCAGAGCCGCGCAAGCGCATCGAGTGGCGCCGGCGCGGGCGCGTGCGCCACCATTTTTTCGTAGCCCGCGAGCGCGCGGCCAAGATCGCCCAGCTGGGTTTCGGCCAGGGCGGCCATGCGGCCCCACATCGCAGCGGCCTGCTCGAGCTGCCCTTGCTCTTCGAGCGATTTGGCCTGCGCGCCCAGGATGTCGGCCAGCTCGGCGTGCTGACCCCTGGCACCGAGCAGAGTGGACAGCGCCGCCAGCGTGGCCTCGTCGCCGGGCGCCTCTTCGAGGTTGGCGAGCAACGTCGACACACGTGCGCTTCGCGTCTCGATGAGACCCGCCACCCGCGACATCTCGAGCCGCAGCGCCATGCGCTCGGGGCGAGGCAGTGCAAGCGCCAGCTCCCGCCGGCGCACCGACAGCACCTCGCTCAAGAGGTCCGCTTCCTCGAGCAGCCCGGCCAGCAACCCGATCGCCTCGCGATCCTCCGGGGCATCCTCCACCACGGCACGCAGCAAGGCGCGCGCGCGCCCCTTGTCCCCCAGAACCTCCAGCGTGGTGGTGGCCGCTTTGCGGCGCAGACCCCGCACGAAGGCCACCGGCAGCGGCCAGGTGGCCACGTCGGTCAGCACGTTGACGGCGCGAACCGCGTCCTGCCGGTTCCCCGAAGCGAGGAGCGTCTCGACCAACACGGCCACGGCCAACTCGGCCGCTGCCGCAGGATCCAGCTCGCCCGTGACCGGCTGTTCATTGCGCAAGATCAGCGAGACCTGCCCCAAGAGCGCGAACCCCCGCTGCACCGTGAGTGGGGTGTCTCGCAGGGTGTCGCGGGCCACCCGCAGCGCTTCGGCGGCAACGTCCAGGCGGCGGGGATCGAGCGCGCCGAGCTGCACCAACGTCTCGAAGAGCGGGCGTCCAGGGCGCTTGCGTTGCAAGCTGGCAAGCCGCTCCCAGGTGGCCACGTG encodes the following:
- a CDS encoding SDR family oxidoreductase, with product MDLLLENKVAVVTGSSRGLGRAMAFALAEEGCRLVLCARGAEALEATWQEARDRFGAARVRAVAADVSTVAGASAVGEAARQAFGRVDVLVNNVGGSGARTFQDMDEADLQQALDRNVWPTVLMSKAALPLMEPGSAIVNVASIWGRESGGAPGYNLAKAAVVSLSKSMARDLVGQGVRVCCVAPGSILFPGGGWERRQKADPEGIAAFVTREIPAGRFGTPEELAAVVTFLASPKASWVVGACLPVDGGQSRAF
- a CDS encoding RMD1 family protein, whose amino-acid sequence is MRSLATLLPQPHKGTGVAPVTVDGGTAFVFPFGVVTFQNVPAASRSAFLERVRGHLDGPGTLVAEESFDVREAADAELAVHEGALVLDALTPCARQRGGAHPRAKRGDGPLRGRD
- the galK gene encoding galactokinase, encoding MSASSPPSTPVASFATLYGHAPTVTARAPGRVNLIGEHTDYSEGFVLPTAIPRFTTVELRPRSDKRVQAVSENAGTGTPVSFTLGEETKDGSWCDYLKGVTVALSRAGYHHGGFDLRMSSTVPLGAGLSSSASFEVAVLRALREAFLLELDDVKLALLGQKAETDFVGAPVGVMDQMASSLADTGTALMLDTRSLAYERVPLPAAIDLVVLNSGVTHSHAGGEYRTRRAECERAAAALGVRMLRDLSVDDLPRIEALPEAERKRARHVVKENARVLAFATALRQQDLSALGALLYEGHASLRDDFQVSVPEIDLIVEIARATDGVYGARLTGGGFGGSVVILADAARAKDAGAHIARSYAARSGFTPTVLTLRE
- a CDS encoding MBL fold metallo-hydrolase, with product MKLEFHGAAGEVTGSLHRLVVGDTTIALDCGMFQGHRAEANAKNRELPGWARQAHAVVLSHAHLDHSGNLPTLVKAGFAGNIYATPATRDLCSVMLRDSAMIQEQDARYLNRKRERNGEEEPIVPLYDVEDVQHTLAQMITLPLERPLVIGPGVKLTFFEAGHVLGSALSCLDLEEDGRRVRLLYTGDLGRRELPLLKTPETPSGVNVLVMESTYGNRSHGPYESVDERLAEIVGKTLARKGRVLIPTFALERAQEVLFALGRLHAARKIPRVPIYIDSPLAIAITEIYKLHPESLEHELRDRLLGRDDPFSPPGLRYVSSVEDSRALQESGEPCIVLAGSGMCEGGRILHHLGQGLGRAENSVVIVGYQAQHTLGRRLVEGRRKVRVFGGRARRSGRGVQPRGPLRTCRPRRSPGLRPGPQTPRGPPHGGPGPRRARGARRLRCGAYGQGMPARLLRPAGRHVVAVSGPALT
- a CDS encoding tetratricopeptide repeat protein; translated protein: MAPESEDTARASSPPKSPLALALERAAKAPTQEAAWDELEERAVAAQRPEDVAALYREVLKSLPAEALSRIGARALAFHEEWFGDTPERLIDLLRGLLARDPSLAWATERLTLLLSVSQQWDTLLAVYDELLVALKDGPPRRKLLEEAAGVAKDFLGSPERAIRYLTELWKSRPTDPHVEASLERLLDKEQRYAELETLWEARLELMSGTEAAELRARLAHLRLDHLGHVAGALGDAQALLKAREDDAACLVLERILKFPGATPAQRQSALSLLRNDYERQGDQGRIVEALETAHAFASGEEKLRLLREAAERLVARNDNASAMDRLVELLALSPGDAPARVRLHQLAEISERFDVYVEGLLGAAEAADDERLRAALWLEAARTEHEVRGRHGEAATLLRKVADAAGADQGQRLTALRRASRLEARFGEPEARLEVLERLALLAPELPERQAALGQAARLATQLGQDERALAAWEARLALVPADFEALDALVEALTRGGQSERLAEVLRARAETTPHAESKRADLVRLARVQSEALRDPALAIETWLEVERRFGEDATSAQALVALLASTGAFEELARRLARLAAADKAALVGGSVRLGNVLHTRLDKPREAALAYATALALAPEHAEARLGLEALRSTPAAAALAVEALARAFTETRDWAKLVALTDARLERLGDPGAEARLLAELAGWVERDLGDGEQARTLLAKALVRAPDNARLEQDLLRLCTDAPTWRFAVETLEQAAQALPEGASRKVALLVQRARLLEAQLDQPRAAMAGYEAASRLAPDRNDLKLAVVRLGGALADFNGAAEAVLRAPVSTEVVKGSLLPAYEHAAKASGAFADAARALAETLSKRTGLPEALVRDVEGLVATWYEQHVEGPEGTTQAEAAWLRAARQSPHHVATWERLASLQRKRPGRPLFETLVQLGALDPRRLDVAAEALRVARDTLRDTPLTVQRGFALLGQVSLILRNEQPVTGELDPAAAAELAVAVLVETLLASGNRQDAVRAVNVLTDVATWPLPVAFVRGLRRKAATTTLEVLGDKGRARALLRAVVEDAPEDREAIGLLAGLLEEADLLSEVLSVRRRELALALPRPERMALRLEMSRVAGLIETRSARVSTLLANLEEAPGDEATLAALSTLLGARGQHAELADILGAQAKSLEEQGQLEQAAAMWGRMAALAETQLGDLGRALAGYEKMVAHAPAPAPLDALARLCMAKAEPRAAAAWLEQRLVHAEGGERSDVCLRLAHAYLASGQRHRATGTLERALAEAPAAHELRALLVDTYRDAEAWEPLARTLAAGCAEALSSKQLLAYAQEAAALYQGELAEPERAVSVLELALRRLPAERGLRTRLAESLRVAGRNEEARKVLAALLEEMGRRRSKERAAIHHQLALVARAEGDLPAALDHLEQASAMDVGTLRILLDLAETAASAQALDRAERAYQALLVMARRTDTTDVPLSAGEILLRLEAVAKARGDEATAAERLDSAMALALQSGHEAQRLQAAFLTAGQVERAVALLDKRAAAAGSGAAEAQALCDKARLFERQERLEDALAAIALALEKAPDLDEAHDLGRRLARALGDPERYLGLVEEAMEQMRRRDDGARMCTLLMRAGTVAEEDVKDPERAARAYARAEQTGHHLSDVLVAVARLAGAAGDKDEESRAMRALARLAESAADPDAQAQLRFRVAELQLRAPETRGAGLETLAAALDRVPDFARAQAIVREANVPEDELPRVMPLYERVARASGDDHMLLDFLERRAAFKDVTQAEVSEAVELAVALGHSDRAERLLERAVALAGQQGEAREAGWALFELAQRRRARHDLHGAFKWLVEAQTAADGPRIPMLLREVAREATRQTNGARLAAEVYETLRARNPADKELWQPLIELYEQLGDEDKLRAVIAETLEKLLDRQDRIQVRLVWARHLLRTGQDDAEASSVYRDVMMEEPGHRESLMALAELHERRGDVSEAVALLSEALREAEVRGDADWQAETSRRLGDLLGKADTAQAKQVYRQALASHIPDPALKRSLQQSLLDLLDDDERQERAALGEALLADEAGAAAGARALQLAELYASLGNHPAERRVLEKGRQRAPGEASLFERLAVRLEAEDAWDAWAALMDEEATRLATFEPEAAARILRQAATTRRERLADTAGAATLLRKAAALQPADVAQVRELVNCLRQMGDAPSAIVAVGETLMRTDLAAARGALHRLRAELHIEAGEVAAAVEDLEAAFPLEGPAVAEPLTDALFLLAARAGEQADLPTERRAMLRLADVFSAQGQGDEAQELLFRWVDHHPEDRDALQALRGRFETANQWEDVTRVCLRLVEMEAGEARIEAALGLAHAYELLGRAHEAMPTLEKVLGEHPGQPAVLNILTMMYEQAGDRRKVAALRIQAAETILDEEERLHVLTEGADLFLQEGDPQSAVGAINKAFALRPEDRVVQRLLADTLLATGQYGQAMAMLERLVTDVRGVDGGELCALHHRMARAAEGLGDAEGQLSALRKALEADRRNGAVAAELADLAEAMGDDDLALKALQSISLSGHEGPLSVAMSFFRRARIAAKNGDRQRALIFAKRALEEDSTLTEAQQLLEQVR
- a CDS encoding RMD1 family protein translates to MSARNVVLSVLHLLEKPDATWDDPAMDLIYDDLRDEFELGTRFAALETRLRSVQEALELILDVVRDRRLVWLEAAIVILIVLEIAMTVPGLLR
- a CDS encoding SMP-30/gluconolactonase/LRE family protein — encoded protein: MRAAWLLATLLCAGAGLGCRGPNAPLPGVTLPGPEDPVAKAGPPRLVAEGFTYLEGPVWLPERQELWFVDPKLDKLFKVTPAGTSAVVRDPNGGASGLGRLPNGDVVLLESAAHRLVRLPAGGAWTVFAHEAEGQPLDRPNDVTVRSDGMVYVTLPFVRQVLRLSATGEARRVWQGEEGTKPNGIGLSPDERILYVTDTLENLVRAFPVHPDGSLGAPTVFAAGLGLDRHSTWVTDGMAVDRAGNVYVASYARPASDSPGEIAVFRPNGARWGRLLIPRGPSNVTFGGADGKTLYVTAQGALYALAMPIAGVGDFERPRAPQPAEE